The nucleotide sequence tcatatattgtttttggAAGTAAGcacaatattatttgttttggGGTTCCTAACCTGATAAATtgttataatattgttaatattagcacaataataatgttagCTGTATCTATATTATATAGGAAAacgataataaaaataattaatgtCCGACGgaatagaaataaataaagataaaaatgaatcaaGCGTTTGGAATATAAGCCTCAACTTTTATCATTGTGCAGAATTATgggtaataataatttaagaattaaataacttCTATATTTTAGACTACAGCAGAATTAAATACCTTAAAACTAACCTTCGGAAATAAAGTTgttgtattatttattaaataacgAAATACTACGACTAATTACACTAAATAAAACAACTGTTCCTACCATCACATTGCATAGCAGTTGTAATGCAGCTAAAATGTTATTGTATGACATTAACTGCAACTATTAATTGTTGACACGGGATGTTAAAGATACAGAATGCATACATTTTTActctttaatttattgtttaaaattGCATTTTGTTACTGGGTTTCTATGAAATTTGCATTTATAGGTAAACAAACGAAAAATTAGGATTGATGTCTCGATTAGTTGAAATTTAATCATCGCCAGCAAATACTGACCCAAAAAAtccaaataatttatctgGCTTAGATGGTCCAAACTAGGTATTGCACATTGCCATTGAATACATAGTATAGCAtcattgatttattaagaAAAACATTTATCCAATTAAATTAGAATATTCGTATTTTACATCCTAtgtataaaatatttcaatttgatTCTCTCTTTATTTACTAAAGAGATAAAAGATAGTTTTAATATGTTAGATTTTATGCAGTGATGATAAATTGATGTTTTATAAGTATTTGGCTGGCAGTTAAAGCAAAATAAGGTAGAAACTTTGTAGcctatttttaaaagacattttctctttttcgCTTTATTTTCATTGCTAAAATACAATCAAAGATGCCAGATGCATTATTGTTGCTTCCGAAGGTAAAAATCACTGTACCAACTATGTAACAATTCCTTATGGGGAATAAGTTGATAGTTTGCAAAATTTCATCGGTTAGTTCACAAGCAACTAAAAGGTAATCAAAGTTCatcataaaattaatatattttcattacaTCCACCCAAGTAGTTGAACATACGAAACTCATTGTACAACGGAATTCATAGTTTTGGACCatcaaattaaattaacTTTGATGGCTTTGACCATGGCATTTTTcctttaataaatctgTCAAAGAACTCCCTATCGGAAATATCTCcatcaaaagaaattaacTCTAAAGCCTTATAGCCGGGAAATCGTTTGTGATGGTTGcgataaaattttttttcagcTAGTTTACCACGTATACCATAccaatcatttttaaataaagcTAGAGCATTATCTTCTTCAGATTTTTGTAAACATTTGTAATATCCTATGCATATGGGATcgttatttatttctttgatGTCATTGggatttttcaaatagtTCAAGTAAAGTGGATTTGGCTCATATGATATGTATTCGACATCCTCAAGGTCAAAATTAATAGcatttaaatgataattcagaaacctttcttttttgaatcCAAACCCAACAATAGTTATCTTGTTGGGGTAGTTATCAGTgtattctttaaatctaTATAGAGAATACAATACGTTTTGGAATGAATCTAAGGAAAATTCTTCAGTAGTAATAAACGATTTTGTCATTATTTCACTAATATCCATTTCTAAAACAGCAGctgatgaaattatatcttttatcAAACATTCGATTTCCTTATCTCCTCTGAAAGCTGATATTGAACCGTACTTATAGTTGGAGAATATGGTATTTAACACACGGCAATAACTTTGGGCTTCAGAATCTCTTGTTGTTTTACAAGTTTGTGAACCactaaatattaatatgGGATAATTTCTTAATGATTCATCCAAAATATCATTGTTTTTGACAATATGTTTAATCAAGGTCTGGACAGCTTTTAATGCATGTTTTATAAAACTGATATGATCGTGGCCCTCTTTTTGGAAATCTGCAAGGTCCCATGATCCACCATCTTGACCATAGTTtccaattttatcatttgatCTGTAAGTTGGGTCCCAAATTGAATGACAAGGAACCAGAATTAAATGCTTActcaatgaaaaatattgatcCTCATTCATCATTGCTTTCTATATTATACATGGCTCTTTGTTAGTTGCATGAttacaataaaaataatattgcaAAAGGTTTTCTT is from Tetrapisispora phaffii CBS 4417 chromosome 14, complete genome and encodes:
- the TPHA0N00140 gene encoding uncharacterized protein (similar to Saccharomyces cerevisiae YOR238W; ancestral locus Anc_8.660), which codes for MNEDQYFSLSKHLILVPCHSIWDPTYRSNDKIGNYGQDGGSWDLADFQKEGHDHISFIKHALKAVQTLIKHIVKNNDILDESLRNYPILIFSGSQTCKTTRDSEAQSYCRVLNTIFSNYKYGSISAFRGDKEIECLIKDIISSAAVLEMDISEIMTKSFITTEEFSLDSFQNVLYSLYRFKEYTDNYPNKITIVGFGFKKERFLNYHLNAINFDLEDVEYISYEPNPLYLNYLKNPNDIKEINNDPICIGYYKCLQKSEEDNALALFKNDWYGIRGKLAEKKFYRNHHKRFPGYKALELISFDGDISDREFFDRFIKGKMPWSKPSKLI